A genomic segment from Epinephelus fuscoguttatus linkage group LG17, E.fuscoguttatus.final_Chr_v1 encodes:
- the tmem200b gene encoding transmembrane protein 200A, protein MKTQKAQGVTSASPPSRRKSRFTLRGRKKKDRVIQGKLRIRSLPGAFLVLGVIVVIVGTALAVAGYWPYRISRSSILGAAEGESISESQSSGWSLGAKGLLSTASLIHSERMKLLGPVIMGVGLFILICANTVLYENRDRETQMLLAQMRSVICSVSAAVPSADLKEIAAANSMAKHYQWVSSLPAAHLNILCLQQLASSEPLLQTRYPRDQMDGLEGIYQQAVLQTEALHHQESEPPPSNSSSCNSSETNLNTESGAEHRGSTSFNLQPASLIKLSNCLVSASSMSTLDEVDTPAVKQRRCHSMSYRTNPYIAQNGVRLEDGLHTASKEAEINQLVVTSREAGSQVCVNIPWQAVDAAEEQTHRSWPQLDLGSGRRYLKLENKEDSVDKLLVQLEQHCSQWDKNFGSGPFQ, encoded by the coding sequence ATGAAGACCCAGAAGGCCCAAGGTGTTACATCAGCTTCGCCTCCCAGCCGACGGAAGTCTCGCTTCACCTTACGAGGCAGAAAGAAGAAGGACAGGGTGATCCAAGGCAAGCTTCGCATCCGTTCCCTGCCTGGAGCCTTTCTTGTGCTGGGGGTCATTGTGGTGATTGTTGGCACGGCTCTGGCTGTGGCGGGATACTGGCCCTATCGGATATCGAGATCATCCATCCTGGGAGCTGCAGAGGGGGAAAGCATCTCTGAGTCACAGAGCTCTGGCTGGAGTCTGGGAGCTAAGGGCCTCCTATCCACAGCCAGCCTCATCCACAGTGAGCGGATGAAGCTGCTGGGACCTGTCATCATGGGAGTCGGTCTCTTTATCCTCATATGTGCCAACACAGTCCTTTACGAGAACAGGGACAGAGAGACTCAGATGCTTCTGGCTCAAATGCGCAGTGtgatctgctctgtgtctgcggCTGTTCCCTCTGCAGACCTTAAAGAAATTGCAGCAGCCAACTCGATGGCAAAACACTACCAGTGGGTGAGCAGTTTACCAGCTGCTCATCTCAACATCCTTTGTCTGCAGCAGCTGGCCAGCTCTGAGCCCCTGCTTCAGACCAGATATCCCAGAGACCAGATGGATGGTTTGGAGGGCATCTACCAGCAAGCTGTTCTCCAGACTGAAGCTCTTCACCACCAGGAGTCAGAGCCTCCACCTTCTAACTCCAGCTCATGTAATTCCAGCGAGACAAACTTAAACACAGAGTCTGGTGCTGAGCACAGGGGCAGCACCAGCTTCAATCTGCAGCCCGCCTCACTCATCAAGCTTAGCAACTGCCTGGTGTCTGCCAGCTCCATGTCCACCCTAGACGAGGTGGATACCCCAGCTGTCAAGCAAAGACGCTGCCACAGTATGAGCTACAGGACTAACCCTTATATAGCCCAAAATGGTGTGCGTCTGGAGGATGGACTCCACACAGCCAGCAAGGAGGCTGAAATAAATCAGCTGGTAGTCACAAGCAGAGAGGCTGGTTCACAGGTTTGCGTGAACATCCCCTGGCAGGCTGTGGATGCTGCAGAGGAGCAAACTCACAGAAGCTGGCCTCAATTAGACCTGGGCAGTGGGAGACGATACCTCAAACTAGAGAACAAAGAGGATTCAGTGGACAAACTGCTTGTCCAGTTAGAGCAGCATTGTTCTCAGTGGGATAAGAATTTTGGCTCTGGACCTTTCCAGTGA